TCATAGTGCTAGTAGATGAAGGCACAGACATGCTGTTTTCACAGCCTGCAGACAAGTCAAAGCTGCTGTCGTTCAAATCTGTCAATCTTCTACCTTCTGTTGAGTGTGCTTTCTTGTCCTGAAGCACATGATGAGGCAGCAGCTGGTGAAGTTCCTTTCTTCTTAAATGCATTGCAGTAATTTTCATACCCATCTCAAACATCTTACTATTCACTGCTTGCCTATAAACAGTATCTGTGAAAGACTGGATATCATAGGTGAGATCAATGCTGAGAATTTCAGAATTATCTGGCTTTTTTAGCCCTAACCCAATCACCCACATTGTACGAAATTCTTCCATATCAGGATTTTCTTTGGGTGCTGGAAATGACTGTGGATTCACATGTGCCAGTGTAATAAATTCATTCTTCTCCAAGCTCCCAACCAGGATTCGGATCTTTGATTCCACCAAGCCCACCCATTCTAAATGTTGTTTTTCTGTTGATGCACTTGCCAGAAGTACAATATAATGCTTGTACTTTTGAAAGAAGCTTGGAGCTTCAAAGAGTTTGGACCACTCTGCCTTACTTAGCAAAATCTCGTGTGTGATAGCAAGCCCCTGTTTAAACTCCTCAATCATGACCATCCTGGTTGAAATAGACACGTTGTATGTGGAGTTCTGCTGTGGGTATGCTGGTGTGATGATAGGCATAAGATGGTACCTATCACTGGGATTTACTCTTGGGTCCCATACAGGCAAATTAAGATTCCGTTCTTCAGGCTCCTTCAGTAACACTGGGTTTGGCCATTCCCATTCTGAAAATACCAAGAAGAATTTCCGTACAAGAGTTGACGCTACTGCATTTGGATAAAGCTGACAAGTTCTTGCTACTAGCATGGCCCAGGAAACACCTCCGAGGAAACCTAATATATTGGAATAGATATTGTGGCACTTGGCCCACAGTTTGATGGCTCTCAGAGTCAGCCTGAAGTTGTCAATGTTTGGCACTAGATGTAAAATTTCATCGGTTACCCGGCAACCATTAAGGCTTCTTATGCATCTAATGTCTAAATTTTTAAGTAGACTGTCATCTCTTAAGTCCAAATCTTCTGGAATAGTCTGTAGTGCTAATCTTGCAAATAAAATATCAATCTCTATCCCATCAAAACACAGTTTGATAACTGGCACAAATGCCTCCTCGACAGCCCTTAAATCTTTCACTTCCTCCTGTAGTTTCAGTTTAGCATAGAATGAGGTGAAAAAGTCGCTTCGATCCACATGACTTGGTGCAACGCACAAGGCGTCAATATCTGCGCCTTTCGTATGTACTCCTAATCTGTAAGAGCCAAACGTAAAAATCTTTCCTCCAACGTTTTCAATTACAGACTGGGGAAGACTCTTGCTTTCACTGATTTCGCGTATCCATTCCTTTaccagattatttaatttttccaaaactaAAATCCTGCGCTGCAGTTCCTCTTCCTCTTCGAAGACCCCGAAGGGCCTGAGGGTTTCTATTAGCCTCTGGGTGAGGAGGCAGTCCGTCTCCTTGGGGACCGCTAGACTGATAGGCGAGGAGACGCCGTAGCGATTCGGCGGCGGCGCCGGCTGCGGTGGTCCCTGGGTTGTCACCGGAAACGGCATCATCTTTCAGCGCCCGCCCCGCCAGGGCACGTCCCCCACCACCGCGACCTTCGCGGCCGCCGCCCGGGTCATGATCCGCTGAGGCGGAAGGGCAGGGCTTCTAGCTGCCCTGGTCCGACCCCACTCCCACTCCCGCTGCGCGCCCGCCGCTTCAGGagcttctcctccttcccctcagcCCCAACATGGCGCCAGACCCCTCAGCGGCTGCGTTCCAGAACCTACCGTACACGCGCGGGCGCCTGCGCACCCGCCGCCAGCGCGAGGGCTCACGGGAGCCACAGCGTTCTGGGCTGGGGCTCCTACCGCTGCGCGGGGGGCTATACATGGGGGTGGGCAGGATTCACGTTGTTGATGACCGGCCAAACTCAACCCTTTATTGCCACTATTTTACATATTTGCCCAACTTTACCCATCTAATTCTTTGCTCTCCAAGTCCCTTGACATCGCAGATGTGCATCCTTTTTGGGGGCACCCTCAGCACTCTTCACCCTAGCGTGCACCCTTTGGAAGTCCAAAGACCCCTTCGTGGTGGGAACCCGCGGTGGAAAGcagcttctgtcttgtttcttGGGCCGTTGCTGGACATTGGTTTAGCTGGGGCAGCATTTCGAGGTCGACATTTGTGTTCTGGCCATGCTTTAAGGGCGCGATACTGCTGTCCTCTGGTTCCCGTTGAGAATTCCGCAGCTAGGTGAACTACTGCTCGTCTGTCTTTTCTTATGGCAGCTATAAAAGTGTCTGTCCCTAGTGccctgtgatcccaccactgtgTGTCCAGGCATAGATTTCTCTTTAATAATCTtacccaggctgggcgcagtggctcacgcctgtaatcccagcactatgggaggccgaggcgggcagatcacctgaggtcaggagttggagaccagcctcaacatggagaaaccccgtcactactaaaaatacaaaattagccgggcgtggtggtgcatgcctgtaatcccagctactcgggaggctgaggcaggagaattgcttgaacctgagaggcagaggttgcggtgagccaagatcacaccattgcactccagcctgggcaacaagagtgaaactctgtctcaaaaaaaaaaataaaattaaaaataaaaataaaaaataaaaaatataatcttaCCCAGGATACACTATGATTCCCGAATCAGAAGTCATGCTTTTTATGATCTCCAGAAGCTTCTTGGGCACTTCCTGGGAATATGTTCTCCCACTTGTCTCCTGATTCTCTTCATCTAGACACGTTGTCAAccttctcactctgtcctccatgTCTCTTAAGCCGTGTGTCTTTCTGGGTGATGCCAGATTACCTCCAAGTCCTCTCTTCAGTTGTATTTAGTCTGCTGTTTAAGCATCATTGAAATATCCACTTAAATACTTATATTtcactattttgttcttttccaagCTTCTCTGCCTTTTAGATGGCATTCTGTTCTTTCATGTTTTTCCCcctaccttttatttctttaaacgtGTTAAACATACTTATTTAGTACTCTATAACTAATTATTCTAATTCCGAATGCTCTTGAGAAACTGTATAGTTTGTTGTTATCCAAGAACTCAGAGTGGTATTACCTCTTGGGTCTTGTAATTTTGGATTGTGAGCTCATTTCTGGTGAAGCTTGGAATGCCTGTGTAGACGCTGTGTCCTTCCAAAGAGGATTTGCTTTGTTTCCAGTAGATGTTCTTGTACACTATAGAATTGCAGTCAGTGTAATTTCTTATCCAGGGATTATCCACAACATCTAGATGGTGCAACTTTGAACCCCAAATACATGTAAGAGGAcatgtggttttcatttttaaggaaCAGTCTTTAGTTTTTCCCACCCAAGTCAAGAGAGAGAACTTCCTTTGCCATCTCCTTTCACCAGGTAGCAGATTCTTCTTACTCCATTTTTTCACTCAATGTGTCACCCTTTGAGGATTCCAATTGTATTTGGAGGGGTCTCAATTCTAACTCCCTACCTTTTAAGGTCCCAAGAGCTTTCTGTCTCTTCTTGGACAGCTGCTAAACTTAAGTTTCTCAGTTTCCAAGACTGGCCAATGCCTCTAGGGCGGTTCTAGTTTCAGAATCAGCTACAATCCTGAGGTTTCAAGGTATCCCTTTTTCTTCCAGCCCTAGAGACTTCCTTTATTTTCCTGGGTACTCAGCTATGCATtcaaaaaaatgatttcttatatTTATCCAACATTTCCAGGCACTTTACATAGAAAGATTTTCTGGGATAATTAATCCCATATATTGCCAGAAATATAAATACCTTCTTTTTAATCCATTTCAACATTGGCTTACATGCTCAAAAACAgctatcagcaaggtctttggtGACCTCCATGTTGCCCAACCCATGACCCCAATGATTTCCATCTTCTTTGACCTATGGTAGCTTCATCTTGGCCTCTGCGACACCATACTCTTTGTCTTCCACATGTCTGGCCAGTCCTCAGTCAAATTTGCTGATTCCTCCTCCTTTACTTGACCTCTAAATGTTGGGAGTTCCTCCAGTTTCCATTCTAAGCCCTCATTTCTCCTCACTGCATGTACATTCACTGCCTGGTTAATCTGCTGATTTCCACAGCTTTAAATACCACTTACTTACAgattaattcatattttaatcaGACTCTCTTCTGAACTCCAGATCCATATTATCTGACTGCCTGTGGTTGCCACCtatatttggatgcctttaaCTTAACATAGTTTAAAGAGAACTCTAACTCATCCTCCCACAGTTTGCTTCTCTCTCAGTAGTCTCCATTTTAGGAAATGACATCTCTTTCTACCCAACTCTTGATACAAGAAACCTGGGAGTCATTCTGGACACCTCCCTGTTTTGCATCCTCAACATCCAATTCATTTACAAGTTCTGTTGATTTCACCTCCAGAATATACTTAAAATCCCTCTACTGCTTTCTACCTGTTCCCTTATAACTctagtccaagccaccatcaaCTCTCATTTCAACTTCTACAACAACTAAATTAATCTCCTATTACTGACCTTTTCAAAGTATTCTCTACCTAGGAGCCAGAGTCATCTTTTAATCCCTCCAATGACCTCCCATTATACACAGTGTAAAATCCAAAATACATAACAAGCCAGGTAGATCTTTTCCCCAACTATCTGTCTAGCCGCACCTTCTGCAACTTTCCCCTCTGCACCAGCTGCAATGGCCTTCTTGCAGTGCCTGCCTTTGCTTCATTCTCTCTCATCCCTGGATCTTCACACAATGCTGTTCTGTCTGACCAGAATGCTCTTCCTGCCCCACCGACTGCCCACTGCTCTCTACCTGGTTGGTGTGTTGTCATCTTTGAGACTGGCTTACATTTCACCTCTTGAGAGTGAATTTCCCTCACCCCCCATTCCAAATGAGCACATGTGCTTCTTTTTCATAGCACATAAAACAACTTGTAGTTGCAGTCATGTACATTATGACATTTTGGACAACAGACCATATATACAATGATGGCCCTGCAAGAAtacaatattgtatttttactgtttcttttctgtgtggtttttttttgttgttgttcccaaGTTTTATTCAAGAACTCatacaaaatatttcagataaatggaatttaatccttgtcttcctcctcttctttgtcCTGGTTAATCTGGAAGTAATGTAATTCGTAACTCTCTTTGCTGTTAGCAACTATGCGCAGCcaatattcttcaaatattttttgttgagatactTCAAATACCTTTTTGAGAAAGGGACCTCGGATGTCACAGTGATCTTGCTCTTGCTCCTTTCGATGGTCACCACCCCTCCACCAAGGTTCCCAGCTTTTCCATTCACTTTGATCCTTTCTTGCAAAAACTGCTCAAATTGGCAGCATCTGTGATTCCATCTTCTACGGGGTGGGTGCAATCAAGAGTGAACTTCAGAACCTGCTTATTTTTTTTGCCCCCCTTCACCACAAGGTTTTTCACAGGAGCCATGGCAGCAGCGGAGGCAGAAAGGGAGGTGAGTGAACCCCTTTTCTGTGTTGagatatgtttagacacacaaatatttaccgTTATGTTCTAATTACCTTTAGCATTCAGTATACAGAAATATACTGTAGAGGTAtgtaacctaggagcaataggctatgccatataacctaggtgtgtagtaaactataccatctaggtttgtgtaagtcacTCTAGGATGTTCCAACAATGACAAATTGCCTAATCATGGATTTCTCAAAACATATCACCATCATTAacgatgcatgactgtatatgttTTTTGAGTGattatatctgtgtgtgtgcgtgtgcatgtgcgtgtgcatgtatgtgtgttttaagagataaggtctcctctgttacccaggctggagtgcagtagtgtgatcatagctcactgcagccttgaacttctggcctgtcttgccctcccaaagtgcttggattacaggcatgaaccactgcacccagccacatctTTGTTTTGATTGCCTGCTAGACTCTTGACTCcatgaaatcatttatttataaatccaTGAAATGGATTTGTTTTGTCTATTGCAACATATCCAGCGCCTAATCAAATACCTAACACAGAGTAGCCAAATTTTACTTATGaataaatgagaacaaaaaaaatatttctcatccaAGTCTCTGGCAAATCAATATCTAGAAAACCTGTTTCTTGAGTTTTGATTAGATAGAGGGGCAATTTCAAATCTATACGTTGTGACCTTGGGGAAATCATTTAATTGTCCATTTCACAGCTGCTCACAAAAGACAGCTACAGAGTTTCTATGGCTGCATTCCTAtaacactccactccactgcaatGCCTTTTGATTTGAAAGTGTCTCCAGGGGAGACTTATCCTGGGTCAGTGAGGGGTGAGGAGAGCAGCACAGtcagtgctatggtttggatgggGTTTGTTTGTCCCCACTAAAACTCATGTTGGAATTTGATCCCCAAAGGGGAAGTGCTGGAGGCAGGcctagtaggaggtgtttgggtcatggggacagatccctcatgaatggctggTACT
The sequence above is a segment of the Homo sapiens chromosome 7, GRCh38.p14 Primary Assembly genome. Coding sequences within it:
- the PAPOLB gene encoding poly(A) polymerase beta — protein: MMPFPVTTQGPPQPAPPPNRYGVSSPISLAVPKETDCLLTQRLIETLRPFGVFEEEEELQRRILVLEKLNNLVKEWIREISESKSLPQSVIENVGGKIFTFGSYRLGVHTKGADIDALCVAPSHVDRSDFFTSFYAKLKLQEEVKDLRAVEEAFVPVIKLCFDGIEIDILFARLALQTIPEDLDLRDDSLLKNLDIRCIRSLNGCRVTDEILHLVPNIDNFRLTLRAIKLWAKCHNIYSNILGFLGGVSWAMLVARTCQLYPNAVASTLVRKFFLVFSEWEWPNPVLLKEPEERNLNLPVWDPRVNPSDRYHLMPIITPAYPQQNSTYNVSISTRMVMIEEFKQGLAITHEILLSKAEWSKLFEAPSFFQKYKHYIVLLASASTEKQHLEWVGLVESKIRILVGSLEKNEFITLAHVNPQSFPAPKENPDMEEFRTMWVIGLGLKKPDNSEILSIDLTYDIQSFTDTVYRQAVNSKMFEMGMKITAMHLRRKELHQLLPHHVLQDKKAHSTEGRRLTDLNDSSFDLSAGCENSMSVPSSTSTMKTGPLISSSQGRNSPALAVMTASVANIQATEFSLQQVNTNESSGVALNESIPHAVSQPAISPSPKAMVARVVSSTCLISHPDLQETQQQTYLIL